In Halarcobacter bivalviorum, a genomic segment contains:
- the nhaA gene encoding Na+/H+ antiporter NhaA, producing MIQPLITLEKFINKEALSGILLFVATVAAVIVANSSLGQAYYDLWHLPLGINIGEIKVSMTLTYWIDDALMALFFLMVGLEIKREMLIGELSTVNKASFPLIAAVGGMAVPALIYVALNPDNPLGFGVPMATDIAFALGILMLLGKRVNPALKLFLVALAVVDDLGAVLVVATVYTSEIQSQYFIHAGIVYALIWILNKRGVTNLLPYLLLGIALWVYIHAIGIHATIAGVLLAFAIPISSKIDEKEFISDTRESIDEFEKNMDDVPVLNHHQIDALETIGYGYDKVQNPLVRLEHNLHGLSAFFIMPLFAFSNAGVLIDFSTVHANLPIVLGVVLGLVFGKPVGILGFTYLAHKFNIVKKPDTISWSEILAVGFIAGIGFTMSIFITHLAFASEEVISAVKLGVFAASFVAAVIGVFLLLRVKKN from the coding sequence ATGATTCAACCATTGATTACTTTAGAAAAGTTTATCAATAAAGAAGCCCTAAGTGGTATTTTACTTTTTGTTGCAACTGTTGCTGCTGTAATAGTTGCTAATTCTAGTCTTGGACAAGCTTATTACGACTTATGGCATTTACCTCTTGGAATAAATATTGGTGAGATAAAAGTCTCTATGACCTTAACTTATTGGATTGATGATGCATTAATGGCATTATTCTTCTTAATGGTTGGTTTAGAAATTAAAAGAGAGATGTTAATTGGAGAACTTTCAACTGTAAATAAAGCTTCTTTTCCTTTAATTGCAGCAGTTGGTGGTATGGCAGTTCCTGCATTAATTTATGTTGCTTTAAATCCTGATAATCCATTAGGATTTGGTGTTCCCATGGCAACTGATATTGCCTTTGCACTTGGTATTTTAATGCTATTAGGGAAAAGAGTAAATCCTGCATTAAAACTATTTTTAGTTGCATTAGCAGTAGTTGATGATTTAGGTGCTGTTTTAGTTGTTGCAACTGTTTATACAAGTGAAATTCAATCACAGTACTTTATTCATGCGGGTATAGTTTATGCACTTATTTGGATTTTAAATAAAAGAGGTGTAACTAATCTTTTACCTTACCTTTTATTAGGTATTGCTCTTTGGGTTTATATTCATGCCATTGGTATTCACGCAACTATCGCTGGTGTATTACTTGCATTTGCAATTCCAATTAGCTCTAAAATTGATGAAAAAGAGTTTATTAGTGATACTAGAGAATCAATTGATGAGTTTGAAAAAAATATGGATGATGTTCCTGTTTTAAATCATCATCAAATTGATGCACTTGAAACTATTGGATATGGATATGATAAAGTTCAAAACCCTTTAGTAAGATTAGAGCATAATTTACATGGTTTATCAGCATTTTTTATTATGCCATTATTTGCATTTTCAAATGCAGGAGTTTTAATTGACTTCTCAACTGTTCATGCAAACTTACCAATCGTTCTTGGTGTTGTTTTAGGTCTAGTATTTGGTAAACCAGTAGGTATCTTAGGATTTACATATTTAGCTCACAAATTTAATATTGTTAAAAAACCAGATACTATTTCTTGGAGTGAAATCCTAGCAGTTGGATTTATTGCAGGTATTGGTTTTACAATGTCAATTTTTATTACTCACTTAGCTTTTGCTAGTGAAGAAGTAATCTCAGCAGTTAAACTTGGTGTATTTGCAGCTTCATTCGTTGCTGCTGTAATTGGTGTGTTTTTATTATTAAGAGTTAAGAAAAATTAA
- a CDS encoding cupin, which produces MKKFNIYDNLEYSQEKVLISVMFDDEIRKEIRIVFSKNQIMKDHKTKFPIIVELVEGSIDFGIEEQVYTLKKGDIIALEGDIMHNLKANENSIVRLSLSKNDNTNRVKGVLKL; this is translated from the coding sequence ATGAAAAAGTTTAATATTTATGATAATTTAGAATATAGTCAAGAAAAAGTTTTAATTTCAGTTATGTTTGATGATGAAATAAGAAAAGAGATTCGAATTGTTTTTTCAAAAAATCAAATTATGAAAGACCATAAAACAAAGTTTCCTATTATTGTTGAGTTAGTAGAGGGTTCTATAGACTTTGGTATAGAAGAGCAAGTTTATACTCTAAAAAAAGGTGATATAATAGCTTTAGAGGGTGATATTATGCATAATCTAAAAGCAAATGAGAACTCAATTGTAAGATTAAGTTTATCTAAAAATGATAATACAAATAGAGTAAAAGGTGTACTTAAACTCTAA
- a CDS encoding ABC transporter permease, producing the protein MKNLFLIAYLDLKESIRTKWFIVYSLVFGGMIALFFIAGVTQSQVMGFSGLSRLLLMYIQITIVILPIFILITTVRSISGDRDTHILEYMLSFPISLKQYYWGKILGRFTTVFLPVFLAMLFALFYGMIISTTIPWDIFFLYTALLFALTSAFLGIAFFISSFVKTSEVALGVSFFIWIFLLAFIDIALISLMMQNRFEEGFIITIALLNPMEIFRVAAISLFDPELTVMGPVAFYILDTFKQTTFVLFSVFYPILLGFIFAIFGYKIFAKKDLI; encoded by the coding sequence ATGAAAAATCTATTTTTAATAGCCTATTTAGATTTAAAAGAATCAATTAGAACAAAATGGTTCATTGTCTACTCTTTAGTTTTTGGAGGGATGATTGCTCTATTTTTTATAGCAGGTGTAACTCAATCACAAGTTATGGGTTTTAGTGGATTAAGTAGGCTTTTACTTATGTATATTCAAATTACAATTGTGATTTTGCCTATTTTTATACTAATTACTACAGTTCGTTCTATTTCAGGAGATAGAGATACTCATATTTTAGAGTATATGCTCTCTTTCCCTATCTCTTTAAAACAATATTATTGGGGGAAAATATTAGGAAGATTTACTACAGTATTTTTACCAGTATTTTTAGCAATGTTATTTGCCTTATTTTATGGCATGATAATAAGTACAACTATTCCTTGGGATATTTTCTTTTTATACACAGCTTTATTATTTGCATTAACTTCTGCTTTTTTAGGAATTGCTTTTTTTATCTCCTCTTTTGTAAAAACAAGTGAAGTAGCTTTGGGAGTCTCTTTTTTTATTTGGATATTCTTATTAGCTTTTATAGATATTGCTCTTATTTCACTTATGATGCAAAATAGGTTTGAAGAAGGATTTATTATTACAATAGCCCTTCTAAATCCAATGGAGATATTTAGAGTGGCAGCTATATCTTTATTTGACCCCGAACTAACAGTTATGGGGCCTGTTGCTTTTTATATTTTAGATACATTTAAACAGACAACTTTTGTTCTTTTTTCTGTTTTTTATCCTATCTTATTAGGATTTATATTTGCTATCTTTGGATATAAAATATTTGCTAAAAAAGATTTAATTTAA
- a CDS encoding PLP-dependent transferase, whose translation MSNTYFNHIPCGQTLPVNNVHAVSVSMPNLQDVIDYEEQTPEILEIIKSGYPRFILHPYLKQLASYIKEKYGVSDSYEVVLLSSQRAVKLVSDKYYIHNKIEIYEPFGVILVQNGTCQLQRVLSYIQHVGCNLSSRLAEKYLFEKGLIASLHQEILEDKDTSKDIVISTLANAYKQPKENVHLAPSGMNAIYSVVRGINSIQAKNGRTVLVQLGWLYLDTMNIVNHHYQEQKSFPHLDKLELLEEYLKENGLKVSAIITEIPTNPLLKCFDLKRVRALCDKYNIPLIIDTTFATPYNLDLTSYADIFVESLTKFACGNADVLMGAIILNKKHPLSHMNWEFFKHCEPVYIKEIQRLAFQIKDYEKRVKTISSNTKKLISYLEKASFIKKVYHCMDENNKELYSQAIIDENSYCGVISVEFTKPLTQSYDKLNFAKGPSLGTEFTLLMPYTYLAHYDLIQTKQGREHLKEVGLPIDLIRISVGVEPIEEIINEFEKLKNSN comes from the coding sequence ATGAGTAATACCTATTTCAATCATATTCCTTGTGGGCAAACACTTCCTGTAAACAATGTACACGCAGTATCTGTTTCAATGCCAAACTTACAAGATGTGATTGATTATGAAGAACAAACACCAGAAATTTTAGAAATAATAAAGAGTGGTTATCCAAGATTTATTCTTCATCCTTATTTAAAACAACTTGCCTCTTATATCAAAGAAAAATATGGAGTAAGTGATAGTTATGAGGTAGTACTTTTAAGTTCACAAAGAGCTGTTAAACTTGTAAGTGATAAATATTATATCCACAATAAAATAGAGATATATGAACCTTTTGGAGTGATTTTAGTACAAAATGGAACTTGTCAACTACAAAGAGTATTATCATATATCCAACATGTAGGTTGTAATCTTTCATCAAGACTAGCAGAAAAATATCTTTTTGAAAAAGGTTTAATTGCAAGTTTACATCAAGAAATACTAGAAGATAAAGATACTTCAAAAGATATAGTTATATCAACTTTAGCAAATGCTTATAAACAACCAAAAGAGAATGTACATTTAGCTCCATCTGGAATGAATGCTATTTATTCAGTTGTTAGAGGAATAAATTCAATACAAGCCAAAAATGGAAGAACTGTTTTAGTTCAATTAGGATGGCTCTATCTTGATACCATGAATATAGTAAATCATCACTATCAAGAGCAGAAAAGTTTTCCACATCTTGATAAATTAGAGTTATTAGAAGAGTACTTAAAAGAGAATGGTTTAAAAGTAAGTGCAATTATTACAGAGATACCAACTAACCCTCTCTTAAAATGTTTTGACTTAAAAAGAGTAAGAGCCCTTTGTGATAAATATAATATTCCTTTAATCATTGATACAACATTTGCAACGCCTTATAATCTTGACCTAACTTCATATGCAGATATTTTTGTGGAATCTCTTACAAAATTTGCCTGTGGAAATGCAGATGTTTTAATGGGAGCTATTATTTTAAATAAAAAGCATCCCCTATCACATATGAATTGGGAATTTTTTAAACACTGTGAGCCTGTTTATATCAAAGAGATACAAAGACTTGCTTTTCAAATAAAAGATTATGAAAAAAGAGTAAAAACAATCTCTTCAAATACAAAAAAATTAATCTCATATCTTGAAAAAGCAAGCTTTATAAAAAAAGTATATCACTGTATGGATGAAAACAATAAAGAACTTTATTCACAAGCAATAATTGATGAAAATTCTTATTGTGGAGTTATCTCAGTTGAATTTACTAAGCCTCTAACACAAAGCTATGATAAGCTTAATTTTGCAAAAGGACCTAGCTTAGGTACTGAATTCACACTTCTTATGCCATACACTTATCTTGCTCATTATGATTTAATTCAAACTAAACAAGGAAGAGAACACTTAAAAGAAGTCGGATTACCTATTGATTTAATTCGTATTTCTGTAGGAGTTGAACCCATTGAAGAGATAATCAATGAGTTCGAAAAATTAAAAAATAGCAATTAG
- a CDS encoding nickel/cobalt transporter has translation MKLQTLINRLFLLSFLLSSTLFGCAICTVYSPETKFYIEVKSSEKEIETAKITWVLTRDFTDSLKEVYDTNANNFFDKEELEVIGEAIYEYVIPRNYLVQLSYGKILDKENSLDVKVSKKSVYIKNSILHFEYTLDLNFQIKNEHVLYFRINDNENYFILVHFDKLSKINRIKDIKTTKISTRDELIFSFSLLNAKKEESLEQNEFKQIEKVEEKINESLYEEQSKEQEETILKEFVTKVKYYLVRIENGDNLALLMLLVVSFIYGIIHALGPGHGKSLAFSYFMANKSSYSKAFMISQASAFIHIIGALILVIVSIFVLQSVLNNFVNDSVEILTKVSAVLIMLLAIFILYRKIKNKGCSCSSCCSNSPTNKTNSLWSIDKPKEVNSLKPNFMKQDLYFVLTSGLIPCPGTVVLFIYAFVLKTYFAVILASIAISFGMGLVIFASSFLGVSLKNLSEKSHRVTYALEIIAPIVMFILGIFLFLNAQIF, from the coding sequence ATGAAATTGCAAACTCTTATAAATAGATTATTCCTACTATCTTTTCTTTTAAGTAGCACACTTTTTGGGTGTGCTATTTGTACTGTTTACTCTCCTGAAACAAAATTTTATATTGAAGTTAAAAGTTCAGAAAAAGAGATTGAAACTGCAAAAATCACTTGGGTACTTACAAGAGATTTTACTGATTCTTTAAAAGAGGTTTATGATACAAATGCTAATAACTTTTTCGATAAAGAGGAGTTAGAAGTAATTGGTGAGGCAATTTATGAGTATGTAATTCCTCGAAACTATTTAGTTCAACTATCTTATGGGAAGATTTTAGATAAAGAGAATAGTTTAGATGTAAAAGTTTCTAAAAAGAGTGTATATATTAAAAACTCTATTTTACATTTTGAGTATACTTTAGATTTAAATTTTCAAATCAAAAATGAACATGTCTTGTATTTTAGAATAAATGACAATGAAAACTATTTTATTCTGGTTCATTTTGATAAACTTTCAAAAATAAATAGAATAAAAGATATAAAAACTACAAAAATTTCTACAAGGGATGAACTTATTTTTAGTTTTTCTTTATTAAATGCAAAAAAAGAAGAGAGTTTAGAGCAAAATGAGTTTAAGCAAATAGAAAAAGTAGAAGAGAAAATAAATGAATCTTTATATGAAGAACAGAGCAAAGAGCAAGAAGAGACTATTTTAAAAGAGTTTGTAACAAAGGTAAAATATTATCTTGTAAGAATAGAAAATGGAGATAATCTAGCTTTACTTATGCTTTTAGTAGTCTCGTTTATTTATGGAATTATTCATGCTTTAGGTCCAGGTCATGGTAAATCTTTAGCCTTTTCATATTTTATGGCAAATAAGAGTTCTTACTCTAAAGCTTTTATGATTTCTCAAGCTAGTGCTTTTATTCATATTATTGGAGCTTTGATTTTAGTTATTGTTTCAATTTTTGTTTTACAATCAGTTTTAAACAATTTTGTAAATGATTCAGTAGAAATACTTACTAAGGTTTCAGCTGTATTGATTATGCTCTTAGCTATTTTTATTTTATATAGAAAAATTAAAAATAAAGGTTGTTCTTGTAGCTCTTGTTGTTCAAATTCTCCAACAAATAAGACTAATTCCCTTTGGAGTATAGACAAACCTAAAGAGGTAAATAGTTTAAAACCAAACTTTATGAAGCAAGATTTATATTTTGTTTTAACTTCTGGACTTATTCCTTGTCCTGGTACAGTAGTTTTATTTATTTATGCTTTTGTTTTAAAGACATATTTTGCAGTTATCTTAGCTTCAATTGCTATTAGTTTTGGGATGGGCTTAGTAATATTTGCAAGTTCATTTTTAGGAGTAAGTTTAAAAAATTTAAGTGAAAAATCGCATAGAGTAACTTATGCTTTAGAGATAATTGCACCTATAGTAATGTTTATTTTAGGTATTTTTTTATTTTTAAATGCACAAATTTTTTAA
- a CDS encoding SCO family protein — translation MKNFLRLGIIFVISVILISFLKPFVEQYKEKQKYDFTVETVDGKISKDDFKGKALAIYFGYTYCPDVCPTSLSSLSQALKSFSEEETKDFTGLFISVDPDRDKLASLKEYAKYFHKNFIGATSNKQNIDDITKRYDTYYEKVALNDSAMGYSVSHTSYIYLFDKEGNFVAKVDHFSDPSKIKESLLAILK, via the coding sequence ATGAAAAACTTTTTAAGACTTGGGATAATTTTTGTAATCTCAGTTATTTTAATCTCTTTTTTAAAACCTTTTGTTGAACAATATAAAGAGAAACAAAAATATGACTTTACAGTTGAAACCGTTGATGGAAAAATATCAAAAGATGATTTTAAAGGTAAGGCTTTAGCAATCTATTTTGGATATACATACTGTCCTGATGTATGCCCTACTTCTCTTAGTTCTTTATCTCAAGCTTTAAAGAGTTTTAGTGAAGAAGAAACAAAAGATTTTACAGGTTTATTTATAAGTGTAGACCCAGATAGAGATAAATTAGCAAGCTTAAAAGAGTATGCTAAATATTTTCATAAAAACTTTATTGGTGCAACTTCAAATAAACAAAATATTGATGATATAACTAAAAGATATGATACTTATTATGAGAAAGTTGCATTAAATGACTCAGCAATGGGTTATTCTGTATCTCATACTTCTTACATTTATTTATTTGATAAAGAAGGAAACTTTGTAGCAAAAGTAGACCATTTCTCTGATCCAAGTAAAATAAAAGAGAGTCTTTTAGCTATTTTAAAATAG
- a CDS encoding copper chaperone PCu(A)C has protein sequence MKKTLLGLLVAGTALFASSIEVKDSYVRATPPGLPNSAAFMTVVNISDKDIAIVKATSKVSKVVELHTHDMKDGVMKMYQVPKIDVAANSETVLKPGGFHIMLIGLYNPLKVGENVELTLELSNGETKTIIAPVKTVMGGMKHHGHKGMKN, from the coding sequence ATGAAAAAGACACTACTTGGTTTATTAGTTGCAGGAACAGCTCTATTTGCTTCAAGCATTGAAGTAAAAGATTCATATGTTAGAGCGACACCTCCAGGATTACCAAATTCAGCTGCATTTATGACAGTTGTAAATATTAGTGATAAAGATATAGCAATTGTAAAAGCTACATCTAAAGTATCAAAAGTTGTAGAACTTCATACACATGACATGAAAGATGGTGTTATGAAGATGTATCAAGTTCCTAAAATTGATGTAGCTGCTAACTCTGAAACAGTATTAAAACCAGGTGGTTTTCATATTATGTTAATTGGATTATATAATCCTTTAAAAGTAGGAGAAAATGTTGAGTTAACATTAGAATTATCTAATGGAGAGACAAAAACTATAATTGCTCCTGTTAAAACTGTAATGGGTGGAATGAAACACCACGGACATAAGGGAATGAAAAACTAA
- a CDS encoding metal ABC transporter solute-binding protein, Zn/Mn family, protein MKKILLAFFALSSLLISKEVTVSITPQKFFVEKIAGDKINVNVMVKPGASPATYEPKVSQMKKLANSEIYFSIGVPFENAWLEKFENANKNMKIVDTSEGIKKLEMEAHSHHEHEEHLSKHEEEGHNHHDHGPEGHEHKEEAHEHSGLDPHIWLEPTLVKNQAKIIYRELVKLDKENEEFYKKNLKKFLIELETLDQNIKTILEKYEHKAFMVFHPSWGYFAKKYHLEQIAIEIEGKEPKPSQLIELIDEAKKHDIKVVFVAPQFSKKGANTISKSIKANVVTIDPLALNWDENLLKVANEIANSYK, encoded by the coding sequence ATGAAAAAAATTCTATTAGCTTTTTTTGCATTATCTTCTCTATTGATTTCTAAAGAGGTTACTGTTAGTATCACGCCTCAGAAGTTTTTTGTAGAAAAGATTGCAGGAGATAAAATAAATGTAAATGTTATGGTTAAACCAGGAGCTTCACCAGCAACTTATGAACCAAAAGTTTCTCAAATGAAAAAATTAGCAAATTCAGAAATTTATTTTTCAATTGGTGTTCCTTTTGAAAATGCTTGGTTAGAAAAATTTGAAAATGCTAATAAAAATATGAAAATTGTTGATACTTCAGAGGGTATAAAAAAGTTAGAAATGGAAGCTCACTCTCATCATGAGCATGAAGAACATCTTTCAAAACATGAAGAAGAAGGACATAATCATCATGACCATGGACCAGAAGGACATGAACATAAAGAAGAAGCCCATGAACATTCTGGATTAGATCCACATATTTGGTTAGAGCCAACATTAGTAAAAAATCAAGCAAAGATTATCTATAGAGAGCTAGTTAAACTTGACAAAGAGAATGAAGAGTTTTATAAAAAGAATTTAAAAAAGTTTTTAATTGAACTAGAGACTTTAGACCAAAATATAAAAACTATTTTAGAAAAATATGAACATAAAGCTTTTATGGTTTTCCATCCATCATGGGGATATTTTGCTAAAAAATATCATTTAGAGCAAATTGCTATCGAAATTGAAGGAAAAGAGCCAAAACCTTCTCAACTTATTGAATTAATTGATGAGGCTAAAAAACATGATATTAAAGTTGTTTTTGTAGCACCTCAATTTTCTAAAAAAGGTGCAAATACTATCTCTAAAAGTATAAAAGCAAATGTTGTAACAATTGATCCTTTAGCTCTAAATTGGGATGAAAATTTATTAAAAGTAGCAAATGAAATTGCAAACTCTTATAAATAG
- a CDS encoding trans-sulfuration enzyme family protein, which translates to MKDLHVETSLSHIAKFAPFEDVAGASHFPIYNTGTFDLKKQDGDKIYDYTRSDNPTREMLENLFTQVEGGAGCVCTHTGIASVALLFETVLKANSQILVEADCYGGTFRLLKVFKEKYNVIVHFADFTNFEELEGILKNNPIDLVLCESPTNPGLKIIDLEEVAKLSHKYHALFAVDNSLATFISQKPLDLGADFSLFSTTKYISGHGAVVAGAIVAKTEELSKEIHYYANAGGRSQNPMDVYLISLGIPTLKIRMKEHQDISIKIAKFLEEQPYITKVTHPALESHSQYDLAKKQMKYIPGVFCADFESLELAEKFIENTKIFGEKCSFGSPDSRVEIPAKISHASFSKEELEAIGIAEGTVRFSIGLENIEDLIADIEQAVK; encoded by the coding sequence ATGAAAGATTTGCATGTTGAAACCTCATTAAGCCATATAGCTAAATTTGCTCCATTTGAAGATGTAGCAGGTGCTTCACACTTTCCTATTTATAATACAGGAACTTTTGATTTAAAAAAGCAAGATGGTGATAAAATTTATGACTATACAAGAAGTGATAACCCAACAAGAGAGATGCTTGAAAATTTATTTACACAAGTAGAAGGTGGAGCGGGTTGTGTTTGTACTCATACAGGGATTGCTTCAGTTGCACTTTTATTTGAAACAGTTTTAAAAGCAAACTCACAAATTTTAGTTGAAGCTGATTGTTATGGTGGAACATTTAGATTATTAAAAGTATTTAAAGAGAAATATAATGTAATAGTTCATTTTGCTGACTTTACAAACTTTGAGGAACTAGAAGGGATATTAAAAAACAATCCTATTGATTTAGTTCTTTGTGAAAGTCCTACAAATCCTGGGCTTAAAATTATTGATTTAGAAGAAGTTGCTAAATTATCTCATAAATACCATGCACTTTTTGCAGTTGATAACTCTCTTGCAACATTTATCTCTCAAAAACCTTTAGATTTAGGTGCAGATTTCTCTTTATTTTCTACAACAAAGTATATTTCTGGACATGGAGCAGTAGTTGCCGGTGCAATTGTTGCTAAAACAGAAGAGTTAAGTAAAGAGATTCATTATTATGCAAATGCAGGAGGAAGAAGCCAAAATCCAATGGATGTATATCTAATCTCTCTTGGAATTCCAACTCTAAAAATTAGAATGAAAGAGCATCAAGACATCTCTATAAAAATCGCTAAATTTTTAGAAGAACAGCCATATATTACAAAAGTAACTCACCCTGCTTTAGAGTCTCATTCTCAATATGACTTAGCTAAAAAACAGATGAAATATATTCCTGGTGTTTTTTGTGCAGACTTTGAAAGTTTAGAATTAGCAGAAAAATTTATTGAAAATACTAAAATCTTTGGAGAGAAGTGCTCTTTTGGAAGTCCTGATTCAAGGGTAGAAATTCCTGCAAAAATTTCTCATGCCTCTTTTTCAAAAGAAGAACTAGAAGCAATTGGAATAGCTGAAGGTACAGTTAGATTTTCTATTGGATTAGAGAATATTGAAGATTTAATAGCTGATATTGAACAGGCAGTGAAATAA
- a CDS encoding nitrous oxide reductase accessory protein NosL, whose product MKNLLNIILFCCFILGLNLNAKESYSMNFDKETKGLIRKFLVYKNPSWVGKVVNKESKEYFFVSPKSMLEFYFNPQKWPDANIKTQDEIKELIVTDYSTLKAIDAKKAYYVYGSNKISPAGDDLPAFKTYEEAEKFAKNNNGKRVLSFKELKNSLIQLLNGRI is encoded by the coding sequence ATGAAAAATTTATTAAACATTATTTTATTTTGTTGCTTTATCTTAGGTTTAAACCTTAATGCAAAAGAGTCTTATTCAATGAATTTTGATAAAGAAACTAAAGGTCTAATCCGAAAATTCTTGGTTTATAAAAATCCAAGTTGGGTTGGAAAAGTTGTAAATAAAGAGTCAAAAGAGTACTTTTTTGTAAGTCCAAAATCTATGTTAGAATTTTACTTCAATCCTCAAAAATGGCCTGATGCAAATATAAAAACACAAGATGAAATAAAAGAGTTGATTGTTACTGATTATTCAACACTTAAAGCAATTGATGCTAAAAAAGCTTATTATGTATATGGAAGTAATAAAATCTCACCAGCAGGAGATGACCTACCTGCTTTTAAAACATATGAAGAGGCTGAAAAATTTGCAAAAAATAATAATGGGAAAAGAGTTTTAAGTTTTAAAGAACTAAAAAACTCTTTAATCCAATTATTAAATGGACGAATTTAA
- a CDS encoding nitrous oxide reductase accessory protein NosL codes for MKKNIFKILSIFFIALLFSACEKKTPTEYAEIHWDRDTCERCKMILSDRKHTVQVKNQEDNKIYKFDDIGCAILWFKENKISWKDKAKIWITDVKTSKWIDARSAFYDTVHKTPMAYGFSANEKKESITEKNSEIIDFKEVEKRVLEKGR; via the coding sequence ATGAAAAAAAATATATTTAAAATCTTATCAATTTTCTTTATAGCACTATTATTTAGTGCCTGTGAGAAAAAAACACCAACTGAATATGCAGAAATTCATTGGGATAGAGATACTTGTGAAAGATGTAAAATGATTTTAAGTGATAGAAAACATACAGTACAAGTTAAAAATCAAGAAGATAATAAAATATATAAGTTTGATGATATAGGTTGTGCTATTTTATGGTTTAAAGAAAATAAAATCTCATGGAAAGATAAAGCAAAAATTTGGATTACAGATGTAAAAACTTCAAAATGGATAGATGCTAGAAGTGCTTTTTACGATACTGTACATAAAACACCAATGGCTTATGGTTTTTCTGCAAATGAAAAAAAAGAATCAATCACAGAAAAGAATTCTGAAATAATTGATTTTAAAGAAGTAGAAAAAAGAGTATTAGAAAAAGGAAGATAA
- a CDS encoding Fur family transcriptional regulator, producing the protein MNVEKIANKSNVKLTTARRAILEILIKNSHPLSYEDIKDELSMDKATFYRNISIFEDENIITSFESNDRKRYFEIQKNVHSHFICTNCSKIECIHEKPTFNLVGYKIDNIVIKGICPNCLHKGN; encoded by the coding sequence ATGAACGTTGAAAAAATAGCCAATAAATCAAATGTAAAACTTACAACTGCAAGAAGAGCAATCTTAGAAATTCTTATTAAAAATAGTCATCCTTTATCTTATGAAGATATAAAAGATGAGTTATCTATGGATAAAGCTACTTTTTATAGAAATATTTCTATTTTCGAGGATGAAAATATAATTACCTCTTTTGAATCTAATGATAGAAAAAGATATTTTGAGATTCAAAAAAATGTACATTCTCACTTCATATGCACCAATTGTTCGAAAATTGAGTGTATACACGAAAAACCCACTTTTAATTTAGTAGGATATAAAATAGATAATATTGTTATAAAGGGTATCTGCCCAAATTGTTTACATAAAGGAAATTAA